The sequence below is a genomic window from Deltaproteobacteria bacterium.
CTCGAACCTCTGCGACGCCGGGTTTATGAGACCCGCGTGCCCTTCCCGGGCGGTCCACGGTGGTCGCGGAGGCTGGATTCGCACCAGCGATCTCCGGCTTATGAGGCCGGCGAGGACGGCTGCTCCTCCACTCCGCAGTGCCGTCTCGACGCACGCCGCGTCGATTCCTGAAAATGGTGCTCCCGGCAGGGCTCGAACCTGCGGCCTCTCGCTTCGGAGGCGAGCGCTCTTGTCCAGCTGAGCTACGGAAGCGTGTGTGCCGCCCGCGTTGCGCGGCCACAACAATGGTGTCCCGGGCAGGAGTTGAACCTGCGGCCTCTGGCTCCGCACGCCAGCGCTCCAAGTCCTCTGAGCTACCGGGACAAGATTGGTGGATCCGGCGGGACTTCAACCCGCAGCCTCTCGCGTGCGAAACGAGCGCTCTCGCATTGAGCTACGAACCCAAGACTGGTGCGCAAGGAAGGAATCGAACCTTCGTCTCCGGCGTGTCGGACCAGCGCTCTGCCGTTGAGCTACTCGCGCATATTTCAATAATTGGTGCCGCCCCTCCGAATCGAACGGAGATGTCCTGGGCTTCAGCCAGGTGCCTTGACCAACTCGGCCAGAGCGGCGTTCAGACGAAAATTGGCGGGCCGTACGGGAATCGAACCCGTTTCACTGCATGGACAGTGCAGCTGCGCTCCAAGCGCATCACGACCCATGGGTTGGCACGCCGGGATCGAACCGGCACCTCCGCGTTCACAGCGCGGCGTGCAGCTCCACTACACAAGTGCCAACACACACTTCAGAGTCCGCCCGCAGGGATTTGAACCCCGATCACACGCCTATCGAGCGCGGGTCCTGCCGTTGGACGACGGGCAGACAAGAATGGTCTGGGCAGGAGGATTTGAACCTCCAACCTCACGCTCCCGATGCGTGTGCTCTAAGGCCAGGTTGAGCTATGCCCAGACAAACCGTTACACAGTTGGTCGGGATGGCTGGATTCGAACCAGCGGCCTCACGCACCCCAAGCGTGCGCTCTCGTGACCAGGCTGAGCTACATCCCGTTAATTCATATTTCTGGACGGCAGGACTCGAACCTGCGTGGTCTCGACCCCAAACCGAGTGCTCAGCCGCTGAGCGACGTCCAGGTACTTGATAGCCCGTGCGGGAGTCGAACCCACCTTGCCGGATTGAGAAACCGGAGTCTTTTGCCGATAGACCAACGGGCCGCGATCTTCTGAAGGCTCACTTCGGAGTTGAACCGAACACGGGCGGTTTTGCAGACCGCCGCCGTCACCCGACGGCGTGAGCCATTGACGTTTCCACTTCGCCGGGCGACCGTGCCGCATGCGCCCCGCGCTGCCCCGCCTCGACGCTTCCACCTGGGCTGCCCTGACCGGCGCGCTGCTTCGGCTCGCCGCATTTCCGTTCGCCGAGGATCTCCAGGGCGACGCGCCCGTCCGCTCGGACATCGCCCAGGCGTGGGCACATTCACCGGGGCTCTGGTGGAGCTACGCGCACGTGCTGCAGTTCGGGCCGCTGCCGGTTCACCTCGAGGGAATCCTCGTCCGGCTCGGGATTCCTGGCCTCGTCGGCGCGCGGCTCGTCCCGCTCGCGCTGGGGATTGGTGGGCTCTTTCTCACTGCGCGTGTTGCGCGTCGATTGGGCGGCCCCGAGGTTTCCGCACTTGCGACGTGGGCGCTCGCGCTGAGCCCGCTGCACATCCAGGCCTCGACGACCTGCACCTCCGAAGCCATCTTTCTCTTCTTCGTCCTCGTGGCCATCGAAGGGATAATTTGCAATCGCCTTGCATTGATGATCTTGGGCGCATTCTGCGCCTCGACGACCCGCTACGACGCCTGGCTCTGGCTTCCGCTCGTATCCGCGCTTGTTGCCTGGCGAGGTCAATTCAAGATTCAGAGTTTGCTCGCCGCTTCGCTGCTGGCGTTGGGACCCGCGTCGATCCTGGCTGCGAACTTCGTGGACGGTGGACATCCCTTCGCTCCGCTCGACCACATCTCGCGCGATCACGTTCAGCTCGCGACCGCGTTTGCGGCATCGTGGAATCCCGTGCTGTGGCGGCTGGGGAACGTCGCGTTCTGGCCGGCGGCGACGCTCGTTGCGCTGACGCCCGTCTTTGCTGTCCTGGCGATTCGCGCGCTGTCGAAGAGACCGTCGGCCGATGCGCTCATCGTGCTCGCCATCGCTCTGGTGCCGACGGCGATCTATGCCGTTCGCGGATTGGCGACGGGCACCTTCCTGCCGCTGCTGCGCATGGCGCTCGTCCCTGCTGCGCTTCTCGCGTGTGTTGCGCCAGCCGTGACGCGTCGTGGTCTCACGTTGGCGATCTCGGCCGCGCTCGTGTTCGATGTCGGCGCTCTGGCCCTCGCAAATCTCGATACTCCCGTGCGAGCCCTCGCGGAGCGTGCCACGCCGCTCGAGCGCCTGCCGAGTGATCTTCGCGCGGGCGTCGCAGCGGTTCGCGAATCACCCGGCACCGTCGCGCTCGATATTGGCCCGCGCTGGGAAGACATCGTGATCGCCCATCACGCCGAGCGGGATCGGTTTGCGCTCTATTCGCCGTCGACGCCGCCGAGCCGGATCATCTCGATTCGCGGAGGCAAGCTCTACAGCGCGCTCAACAGTACGAGACGCGCTTTTGGTCGAGATTGCACACCATCTGGACAGGTGGACCGCGTGGCCTGGTGGGATTGTCACTAGAAGATTGGCTCCCCGGGCAGGGTTCGAACCTGCGACAGACGGTGGTTAACAGCCACCCGCTCTACCAGACTGAGCTACCGAGGAATGAAAAGCATGAAGCGGCCGGAGGGAGTCGAACCCTCTTGGACGGGATGGGGCCCCGCTGCCTTGCCGTTCGGCCAAGACCGCACTTCACATGCGCCCGGAGGGATTTGAACCCCCACCAACCGGGTAAGAGCCGGGTGTGCTCGCCGTTGACACCACGGGCGCATGAACCACCCCGCGCGAGCGTGCGCGCGCACGGGGTGGACCTCTGCGATTCACTTGTCAAAGACCACCTGGTGGGGACCCTGGGAATCGAACCCAGTCGACCGCGATCGCGGCACCGGCTTTACAGGCCGATCCAGTTCCATACTTTCAATGTCCCCATCAGCTATTCGTTACTTCGGGCTACACACTTCAAGCGCGGCCGGCGGGAGTCGAACCCGCCTGGTCCGGAGTGGCGCTCCGGTGCCTCACCAATTCGGCCACAGCCGCACATGGACCTTCGGAATGGAGCCCCCACCCGGACTCGAACCGGGGCCGCCGGTTTACGAAACCGGTGCTCCTCCACTCGAGCTCTGGGGGCGAAGCATGGCGGGCCGCCGAGGAATCGAACCCCGCTGGCCGGTTTTGGAGACCAGCCTCATCCCAGATGGCAGCCCAGAAATGCGAAGGCCGGGGACCTCTCGGTCACCCGGCCTCGGAGGAGCGAGCGCGTGGCTCGTTCAGAGGGCGGGTGGTCCGCACGGGCGCGGATCGCGATAGCCGCGATTCCAAAATCCCGTCGCCGCGTGCTTCGCGGGGTTTCTACCGAGATGGAGTCGAATGGCAGCCACGGGAGCGACCTCGTCGCGGGCCGGCGGAATGCCGCGCCCTCGCAGCCTTCGACGCAGGGCGCGCGCGAAGCCTGACACGCTGTGAGGGGCCTCGACGTCGCTCGGTCTGAACTCGTTGCTACCGAGGAGCTCGAATCAGCTGCTGCTGCGCCGCGCCACGTCCTGCGCGAAGTGCATCAGGTAGGAGATCGACAGGCCGCCATCCACGATCACCGTCTGGCCGTTGATGTAGCTCGCCTCGGGCATGAGCATCAGCTCCACCGCCGCGGCGATCTCGTCGGGCGAAGCGGCGTGGCCCGCGGGCAAGAACTCTTTGACGGCCTCAGCCATCTTGTCGAACGCGGGGCCCATGTAGAACCGCGACGAGTCCGTGGCCACGAAGCCCGGGTTCACCCCGTTCACGCGAATCTTTCGATCGGCGAGATCGATTGCAAAGTACTTCACCAGCACCTCGAGCGCGCCCTTGCACGCGCCGAGCAAACCGTGAAACGGCATGGGCTGAATACTATCGGCGCCGCTGACCATCACGATGCTCCCGCCCTTGTCCATCAAGGGGATCATCGCCTGCACACCTAAAATGAAGGTCTTGATGGTGACGTTGACGGTCTTGTCGATTTGGTGCGCCTTGG
It includes:
- a CDS encoding SDR family oxidoreductase, whose product is MPAMNDAPIALITGGTRGIGRSLSLRLAKRGWDVAATYRRDADAAKSLEDEIAKLGRKCLTIVADQLQEDAMPKAADAVKARFGRLDAFVANAASTAFVPLLDTKAHQIDKTVNVTIKTFILGVQAMIPLMDKGGSIVMVSGADSIQPMPFHGLLGACKGALEVLVKYFAIDLADRKIRVNGVNPGFVATDSSRFYMGPAFDKMAEAVKEFLPAGHAASPDEIAAAVELMLMPEASYINGQTVIVDGGLSISYLMHFAQDVARRSSS